The window GAATGTAATCCGTGTCGCAGTGCACGACCAATGGCCTCATATCTTTGAGAGAGAGGGCCATTTCGTGATCTCTTGAAGGATTGCAGATAAGGATTTGAGCGAGATTTCGGACGATTAACGAACGAACGACGAACGACCGTAAAAGCAGTCAGCGACACGCTTCATCAATTGGGCTTGCTGACGTAAGACCGGAATTTAGGCGCTATCTCAATAAATGCAGAAGGCTTTCAGTTAGGCACGATAACCGGGTACTCACCTCACCTTGTTCTACGTAATTTTGACGCACATGGCTATAGTCTATTTATGATCTCTTTACCCGCCATTATCTCTTAGTTTACATCCTTACTATGGACACTTATGGGTAATTGGAATTCCCAAATTCCCCCCTAATCATGTCTACAAAACATATGATAAAGGCTCCAAATCATTCATTCTTCAGACGGCTATTCACAATTGCTTCCAGTATGTTTGTCTTATCCGTTTCATAAACTTCTTATCCAGTCTTTCCTGACAACCTGATCATAGTGATTACACATTCGAGAGAGGATAGCTCAGTAGCCGCCACTCCCACCAGTACCACGGAAGCCAGCTTGGTCGGAAGGTCCCCCTAGTTAGGGCATAAGTGAGGCACTGAGTAGATCAAGGTTATGAGACTCACTGCCGCCACTGAGACCAGCGGAGTTACCCCCGGAGCCGAAGGCGTCATTGTTACCGCCGCCCATGCCACCGAGGTTGCCTCCAGAGCCAAAGGAATCGTCACTTTGGGCTGTAAATAGAAGTCATCAGTTGTCAGTAGACAGGGGAACAGGCTGAATAAACTTACGACTGGTGCCGAAACCACCAAGGTTACCACCGCCAGAGCCGTAGGCATCATTACCGCCACTTCCGCTATAACAACAAATGAGCTTAAACCATCAATTAAGTGAATGATGACCTACGCAAGGCCTCCCGAGTCACCACCGCTGCCAACGTAATCAATCAGTACGTCACACTTAACTGGTTACAGCTGACTTACCCGAAGCCACCTCCGCTCTGGTTACCACCGAAGCCGCCAGGTTGGCCACTGGAAAGTCCACCGCCGGAAGCGCCATAAGAGTCGTTGCCGGAAGAGCCGAAACCGCTCTTGTCGTAGGACTGGCCGCCAGAGCCGTACGAGTCACCACCTAGGCCAGAGGAACCGTACTGGGCGTTACCAGAGGTGTCGAAGCCACCAGACTGACCACCAGAGCCGTAGGTATCACCGCCCATGCCGCCCATGCCGGAGGACCCGTAAGAGTCATTACCAGAGGAACCCATAGAGTTATCGCCCTGGCCAGCGCCAGAGCCGTAGGAGTCGTTGCCCCCCTGGCCATACTTGTTAGAGTCCCGTTCATTCATGAATTTGTCCTGTCGTGATACGAGTTAATCACCAAGATATGGTGTTCGGATGAATGAAGTATACATACTTTGCCAACAGAGTGGCCAGTGACCTTTTCATGCATCTTGTCCAAGAGCTGACAGACATCATGAGCCATTGCTACAGAGGTCAAACAAACTAACTTACACCCATAATGATTGTTTCTTTGTTGGCAGTTAGTGTGGGAGTAAATAGTAGTGTGGATTAGAGTTtgtgaaagaagagacgGCGAGTAGGGGCCTACAGGCTATTTATATACCTCTGAGGAGAGGTTCTTGTTGTCCGGCGTTTGGAGGAAATGTAACATGACTGCGGCTACCAGCAGAGAGGGTGAGTGGTGTTGCATGACGTATCATCTCTATAGTAGTGCCTATATCCGCCGAAAGCAAAACAGGAGAGGGCAGAGAGTGGAGAGCTTTGCTAATGCTAAATGCTAACAAGGCAAGCTACGATCCCCGATACTAGCAAAATTGGGATCTGAAATTCGACCAAACCGATGTCTTGGATGTTCCTCTTTCACCATTTTAAAACAGGCACATCTCGCATCTTTCGTCTTTCACTTCGCACTCATCTCCATCACATTTACACAGCATCATTTCCGTCATGTATCCGTTGCTTGTTGTCTTTCGATGATTTTCTATCGCCTTGTATGCATACATTAAGTATCATCAGCCACCAGCACATCTCACATTTCACAATTATCTCTGGTCTTTTAGGCCCCTCCTTGATCCTTGCCTTGAATGGCCTCGGTGTCTTTCTGCCATCCATGTTTGAAATGATCAGAGAGTAGTCACCAGACACCGGCCACATTCGTCATCGCGACAAACGTTCTGTGTTCCTAGGACAATGACCGGCGGTCAGAGTGTGCAACCGGCAAAAAAATCAATGACGATCATTGTTTTAGTGCTTCTGTACTCCATTGCTCCAATTACTACGCAATTTTGCACTTTCTCGTGAGGAATAAGGACACAAAGCGCAGTAGCTACTATTGTTAGTTCATTTATTGTAATAATAATAACTCGCTTGTCGACTTCGTAATCCTAATTAATAATCTCCGATCATGGATGAAATGCCCCAGCCCACAGGATTGTAGATTTGTAGTATGTAAATATATAATCTTAGCATACTATTATGTACAGGTGCAAATAATTCACATCACAATAATAATACGAAAAttctttttgtttttaAATGAGGAATCTTACCCAGTAAAAATTTAATTGGTCCGGAGGTAGGTAAAAGGCCCCCGTCTGCTGTGCCCTTAGTACTTTCTTCGTTAGTCTGCCCGTTTTCCTCAAACATTGTTGGGCATAAACCTATGCTAGTAAGTGCGAAAAACGGCCCCCTCATAGTTTCGAGTGGTGCCGTATATTGAACACCAAAGACGCGAAAACGGGGGATGATGTGGAAGAATGAAAGAGGTCTTTGGTCTACAGTCGGTTTACTGATTGATGTTTATAATTTCATTCCGGCTTCCTAGAAAGCCCGCTTACTCTGCTCACACACTACTTGCCCTGTTTACAGGAATATTTACCTCTTTGCACTTTTTCTCCATCTTGCACCTTCATTTGTCTCTGTTTCTGTGCATGACAATAGCACGACATAGAAAGACGATAGGAGTGCAAGAAGGGCGAACGATCTGTGGTATCGCGGACTGTAAATCATAAAGCCTCGACGTCAGCTCCCCAGCAAGAAGCAGGGGATGGCTGGATTATCAAACTGCTACAAGTAATAATTAGGCCGTTGGTATGTAATCTGCAAATTCCAGTAATCTGTAACAGTTTCTTGCATCCTTCAGCAACTATTATGTGCCCAGCCGTCCTGTTCCCTTCTTCCGCTTGCTTTTCATGTCGCCTGTTTCCCCTTGCCTGCGCCCTGCCGCACACTCATTTACACTGTATCCAGCAGTGTCGCCTTTATGCATCCTTATTTGatctcttttctctcaAATAACGTCACTCAGCGAGATGATGCGTGTCCTTCTGTTGTTCGTTGTTTGTGCCTCTCCCGTCAGCCTATCTTTGCTGATCGGTCGGCCACCAGTTTTAGCGTTCATATAGACTATTACATACGGATGTCGGTCTAGTGGCTTGTGTTGAGTTTAGACCAATGGGCCGAACAGCGAGCGAGGGGCCGTAACGAACAACGAACCTGTTATCGCTGGCAAGCGGCTAATGGAAGGGAGTGATTACGTAATTTTAGATAGGCCTGCTCCGAATGTAGCCGTCAGGAACACCAAGACAAGCATTAGTAACAACACAAGTACAGGACGAAGGTCAAAAAGTACAAAATAGTTTCGCCCGATTAGAAAAAATGACCACAGACATCCTCAGACCTCAGCCGACTCCTGACGCCACCATCCAGTTATTCCTCTCCAGGCATAGACAGCTTTTGGAACTGGAGAGAAAGGCAGAGGAGGAGCAGACAAGACTACTCAACTCCAAATGTTCGCCTTCCCTACTTGAGCAGAGAGGTCTGGCTTTGAATGGTTTAGGTGTTTCTGGCATTAGCATTGGGCTGGGAGGAAAAAGGTACTTCAAGTGGCAGCTTTTATAATGGGAAATAAATGTGATACTGACTATTTGTTAGTTTGATCGAGCTTCATAGGCCTCTGGCATACCACACTTCGCCAGCGTTGCCGCCAAACACGTTCCGTTCAGGAGACCCAGTGCGCATAGAAGCTCATGTGTCCAGTGCATCTACCAAGAAcaaagggaagagaaaggagTCAGAAGATGAGAGTGCCGTGGAGGGTGTAGTCTATCGGGTCGGGCCTGAAAAAGTGGTTGTCGCCGTGAACGAGTCGAAAGAGATAGATCTGCCAGAAAGATTGAGGTTGTAAGTACTTCCCTTTTTTGTGTGACAAATAGTATGCTTATACGCACCAAGGCTCAAACTTGCCAATTCAGTCACCTTCGATCGCATGGAAAGAACTTTGACACACCTTGAATGTTTGGTCCTCCCATCAGGTGGGACTCCCTCACCTCCATCTTTCAATATGCCGCTTGTACAAGTGCTCCTCGGTAAACAGCTTCCAACATGGAAGGAAACAATACCCCCTCAAAACAACGTAGAAGCATTGGGACAGCTGTCATCTGATGAGGACATGAAATGGTTCGGTCAACATCTAAATGACAGTCAGAAAGAAAGTATTAAGTTTTGCCTAAAAGCAAATGAGGTTGCTTGTATTCATGGTCCACCGGGAGTAAGTTTGGGTTGATTTCTGCAGCTTCCCTTATGTGTCTAACATCACTCCCATTAACAGACCGGTAAAACACATACTCTTGTCGAACTCATTTTTCAACTTCTTTCTCGAACTGCTTCCCCAAATACTACTCTTCCGCCCCGTATCCTCATTACCACCCCATCAAATTTGGCCCTCGACAACTTGCTTATCCGTCTCCACATTCTAACGCAACAGCCACCTTACAATTCTCTCCTTTCAAGCAACTCGTTTCTTCGTATGGGACACCCTACTAGGGTCCACCGAGATCTCGTAAAAGAGACTTTAGATTGGAAAGCAGCGAACAGTGACCAGGGAGAACTGTTGAAAGATGTGGGAAAAGAGATGCAAGGTCACCTTAATGCTTTGGGCAAGAAGAGAGGTGAAAAAGGTGCTgtgaaagggaaagagagggGGAAGAAATGGGAAGAAGTCCGAGAGTTGCGTAAAGAGTGCGTTTTGATTGTCCTACGAGACTTCTGTAGTTTAACATGGCCGTAGATATCGTCGGCGGGAGAGCAAAGTTGTTGAGACGGTGGTGAACGGGGCTCAGGTCTGTCTTTTCTTGACTGTCCCCTTGTATATGTACTTAACCATGTTTAGATCGTACTTGCAACCTGCCATAGTGCCGGATCTCGACAGCTTAACAATATGACCTTCGATGTATGCATCATCGACGAAGCAACGCAAGCTGTTGAGGCTGTTTGTTGGGTGCCCATCTTGAAATCCAAAAAGTTAATTCTTGCTGGTGATCCGCAACAGGTAAGTACTCGTCTAATAATCTACAAGGATTGGGGATTGACACAACTCCGAATCAAGCTTCCCCCGACTATCATGAGCAAAGAAAACGCGCCGCCCTTGAAGGACCTTCAAGGAGCAATCGACCAGATTAAGCTTGGTGACAGCCTCTCCATTAAACCTCCACGAACTCTGGAAACTACCCTTTTTGAACGCCTAGAAAAACTGTACGGCCTGGGGATCAAGCGCATTCTTCAGGTCCAATATAGGATGAACGAACATATTGCAGTGTTCCCATCAGAAACCCTGTATGAGTCGGCACTCATATCCGATGCTTCAGTTGCTAAGCGCACGTTGCTTGAACTTCCATCTGTGAATGACAAGACGAGCGAAGACGTCAAAGATGATTTAGAGCCTACAGTGGTCTTTTTTGATACCGCCGACTGCGAATTTTACGAGAGAACcgaaggagatggagaagcCATCAAAAGCTCAATTGGGGAAGGCAGTAAGAGTAACGAGAATGAGGCAGAAATTGTGGCCAGGTGGGCGAGGAAGCTAGTATGTTGCTTCCTCTGGTTGAGAGGCGTCAGCTTATGAAACAAACCAGATATCATTGGGAATACCTCCCATTGAAATTGGCATTGTTACCCCTTACCAAGCTCAAGTCACATTTATTTCGTCCCTCCTACACGAAGAGTATCCTGAGATGACTATTGGAAGTATTGACGGATTGCAAGGACAAGAACGAGAGGTAAGCTGTGCTCCTTTGATCTCTTGAGACAACACTGATCGTTTACAGGCCATCATCCTTTCATTGGTTCGATCAAACCCTTCAGGAGAAGTAGGATTTCTTGGTGAATACAGGAGATTGAATGTCGCAATGACAAGAGCAAAGAGACAACTGGTCAGCATTTCGGCATGACAGTTGCGATCCTAAGTAAAGCTGACGGAATTTTAGTGTGTTGTAGGAGATTCCAAAACCGTCTCGAAAGGAACCAAATACCTGAAAAAGTGGATGGATTGGCTTGAGGCAGAGGCGGATGTTAGATGGGCTGGAGACATTATTACGTGAGTAGACCGCTTGATGTAGTGCCATATGAGCGTAACATCGACGGTAAGATCTTGAATGTCCAGATGCAGCATCACATCCAAATTATATACAATAATTATTATAAATACGATTCGTTTGTAATACAGTACGATTGGCAACAAACATAACATGTGACAGGTATTCGTCTGTCATACAACATTAGATAATTAGCTTAACTACTGGACCCCTCAGATTAGATTAGAATATAGACATGTAAAGCACATTCTTCAAAAAAGAAGTGGAAGGCGGACTCCACTCACAATTATAAGCATTACTCACCCTCCCAACAGACACTCAAGTCAAAGACGTCATCGTAACTCGTGCCCATGTCCGTATCCAAATTAAATCCACTATCCATCGCAGATGCCTGCGACGGCTCAGTGCACCACTCAAACTCGTTCACGGCCACACTGAGCGCCTGTGGACCGTCCGAAAACAGTTCCATAATTGAGCCAGAAGAAACGCCAGGATTAAATTCGTACAAAGGGCCAGACCGAGTGGGAGGAGCGATGGGTTCGGTGACAGGCTCCTGGACCTGCGTTTCGAAAATGCAATTCGTTTCCCAGAGTTGAGGTGAGGAGTGATCCAGAAAAGGTGCCGCCGTTGACAGCTGCATTCGAGGGGGCGCAGCGGGAGTCATCAACTCAGGTTCAGAACCTGAATATTCGCTGAAAGACCTTCGGATTGGGCGTGAAACGGCGG of the Cryptococcus gattii WM276 chromosome H, complete sequence genome contains:
- a CDS encoding Hypothetical Protein (Similar to TIGR gene model, INSD accession AAW45537.1), producing MGLLDKMHEKVTGHSVGKDKFMNERDSNKYGQGGNDSYGSGAGQGDNSMGSSGNDSYGSSGMGGMGGDTYGSGGQSGGFDTSGNAQYGSSGLGGDSYGSGGQSYDKSGFGSSGNDSYGASGGGLSSGQPGGFGGNQSGGGFGGGDSGGLAGSGGNDAYGSGGGNLGGFGTSPQSDDSFGSGGNLGGMGGGNNDAFGSGGNSAGLSGGTGFRGTGGSGGY
- a CDS encoding DNA helicase, putative (Similar to TIGR gene model, INSD accession AAW45416.1); this translates as MTTDILRPQPTPDATIQLFLSRHRQLLELERKAEEEQTRLLNSKCSPSLLEQRGLALNGLGVSGISIGLGGKSLIELHRPLAYHTSPALPPNTFRSGDPVRIEAHVSSASTKNKGKRKESEDESAVEGVVYRVGPEKVVVAVNESKEIDLPERLRLLKLANSVTFDRMERTLTHLECLVLPSGGTPSPPSFNMPLVQVLLGKQLPTWKETIPPQNNVEALGQLSSDEDMKWFGQHLNDSQKESIKFCLKANEVACIHGPPGTGKTHTLVELIFQLLSRTASPNTTLPPRILITTPSNLALDNLLIRLHILTQQPPYNSLLSSNSFLRMGHPTRVHRDLVKETLDWKAANSDQGELLKDVGKEMQGHLNALGKKRGEKGAVKGKERGKKWEEVRELRKEYRRRESKVVETVVNGAQIVLATCHSAGSRQLNNMTFDVCIIDEATQAVEAVCWVPILKSKKLILAGDPQQLPPTIMSKENAPPLKDLQGAIDQIKLGDSLSIKPPRTLETTLFERLEKLYGLGIKRILQVQYRMNEHIAVFPSETLYESALISDASVAKRTLLELPSVNDKTSEDVKDDLEPTVVFFDTADCEFYERTEGDGEAIKSSIGEGSKSNENEAEIVARWARKLISLGIPPIEIGIVTPYQAQVTFISSLLHEEYPEMTIGSIDGLQGQEREAIILSLVRSNPSGEVGFLGEYRRLNVAMTRAKRQLCVVGDSKTVSKGTKYLKKWMDWLEAEADVRWAGDIIT